A DNA window from Alteribacter keqinensis contains the following coding sequences:
- the rsmA gene encoding 16S rRNA (adenine(1518)-N(6)/adenine(1519)-N(6))-dimethyltransferase RsmA: MNNKDIATPKRTKEILEKHRFSFKKSLGQNFLIDTNVLRNIVDTAGVTENTSAIEVGPGIGALTEQIAKRAGSVTALEIDQRLLPILRDTLAPYPHVNVIHKDVLEADLHTLINEQIEKKDDLVVVANLPYYVTTPILMKLLEEKLPLRAIVVMIQKEVAERIAAKPGTKDYGSLSIACQYYAKAETVLTVPKTVFVPQPNVDSAVLRLTIREEPPVSVKDEGFFFRIIRGSFTQRRKTLLNNLVHHFDAKKEKALIIELCEQAGIDPKRRGETLSMEEFARLSDVFVEHYSLNE; the protein is encoded by the coding sequence ATGAATAATAAAGATATTGCAACGCCGAAACGGACGAAAGAGATCCTCGAAAAACACCGTTTTTCCTTTAAGAAAAGCCTGGGGCAAAACTTCCTTATTGACACGAACGTTCTCCGGAACATTGTCGATACTGCGGGTGTGACAGAGAACACTTCAGCAATTGAAGTAGGACCCGGTATCGGAGCTTTGACTGAACAGATCGCAAAAAGAGCAGGGTCTGTCACAGCCCTTGAAATCGACCAGAGGCTTCTGCCGATCTTAAGGGATACACTGGCTCCTTATCCTCATGTAAATGTCATTCATAAAGATGTGCTTGAAGCAGATCTTCATACGCTGATAAATGAACAGATCGAAAAGAAAGATGATCTTGTTGTGGTGGCGAACCTTCCTTACTATGTCACGACACCGATTTTAATGAAACTTCTTGAAGAGAAACTTCCTCTCAGGGCTATTGTGGTCATGATACAAAAAGAAGTAGCTGAGCGGATTGCTGCAAAGCCGGGGACAAAAGATTACGGTTCTTTGTCCATTGCCTGTCAGTATTACGCAAAAGCTGAAACGGTGCTCACTGTACCGAAGACGGTTTTTGTTCCTCAGCCAAACGTTGATTCGGCAGTTCTCCGCCTGACAATCCGTGAAGAACCGCCGGTATCGGTTAAGGACGAGGGGTTCTTTTTCAGAATCATCCGCGGATCATTTACCCAGCGCAGAAAGACGCTTTTAAACAACCTGGTTCACCATTTTGATGCGAAAAAGGAAAAAGCATTGATTATTGAACTGTGCGAACAGGCTGGTATTGATCCGAAGAGACGCGGAGAAACGCTGTCCATGGAAGAATTCGCACGATTGAGCGATGTTTTTGTCGAGCATTACAGTCTGAACGAATGA
- the rnmV gene encoding ribonuclease M5, translated as MIIKEMIVVEGKDDTKALNRVARCDTIETNGSALNDVTIEKIRLAAERRGVIIFTDPDYPGEKIRRTIEAAVPGCKHAFLPKELAKNHRGKIGVENASDEALLEALEHVRSPGEEPGEEITMDDLMTAGLIGGAGSKEKREELGQKLKIGYANGKQLHRRLMQFHITREEFISALDYSEEKEE; from the coding sequence GTGATTATAAAAGAGATGATCGTTGTCGAAGGAAAAGACGACACAAAAGCGTTAAACAGAGTGGCCCGGTGCGACACGATAGAAACGAACGGATCTGCGTTAAATGACGTGACCATCGAAAAAATCCGGCTGGCAGCAGAGCGCAGAGGGGTCATTATTTTTACAGACCCTGATTATCCCGGTGAGAAGATCCGCCGGACGATTGAAGCGGCTGTTCCTGGGTGTAAGCATGCCTTTTTGCCAAAGGAGCTTGCCAAAAACCACCGGGGAAAAATCGGAGTTGAAAATGCATCGGATGAAGCGCTCCTTGAAGCTCTTGAACATGTCCGAAGTCCGGGCGAGGAGCCCGGTGAAGAGATTACAATGGATGATCTGATGACTGCTGGATTAATCGGTGGCGCAGGATCAAAAGAGAAGAGAGAAGAGCTCGGGCAGAAGCTGAAGATCGGATATGCCAACGGGAAGCAGCTTCACAGAAGACTGATGCAGTTTCACATCACCAGGGAGGAATTTATCAGTGCCCTTGACTACAGTGAAGAGAAAGAAGAGTGA
- a CDS encoding ubiquitin-like domain-containing protein, whose protein sequence is MNDRMKRFFSRLFTWKKLAISGVGLAIVLAALGFVFYEITKTSVTIYAEDVEHEAVTHAGTVEEVLVEQGIEVGFHDHIEPSLDTLITDETDITIIRANQITMMIDGERTVVWTTATTVEELLREVDLDIGEHDFLSPSTETKITSETDIVYEPAFEVTVYIDGKEENIMTTSTTVADFLEQHEIMLNELDKIEPAVEERLNNETDLTVVRVEKVTDVVEEAVDFATVRKNDSSLDQGNEKVVNSGKDGRLKKHYEVIFEDGEEVSRELVKEEMVEESEDRIVAVGTKSPAPVTTTVSRGSSSNSSASSDSSSTSASADGSSNNTSSDTSSNTSSSSSSSSGSSSSAASNSSSSSSGSSSSSSSSSSGSWQTFEATAYTANCTGCSGITATGINLKDNPDARVIAVDPSVIPLGSRVEVKGYGTYLAGDTGGAIQGRKIDIFMPSGAGSFGRRSVEVRILD, encoded by the coding sequence ATGAATGATAGGATGAAGCGGTTTTTTTCCAGGTTATTCACATGGAAGAAGCTGGCCATATCCGGCGTCGGCCTTGCTATTGTGCTGGCCGCACTTGGATTTGTATTCTATGAAATTACGAAAACAAGTGTCACGATCTATGCGGAGGATGTGGAGCATGAAGCAGTCACCCACGCAGGTACAGTAGAAGAGGTCTTGGTAGAACAAGGAATAGAAGTAGGCTTTCATGATCACATTGAGCCATCACTTGATACTTTAATCACCGACGAAACTGACATAACGATAATAAGAGCCAATCAAATTACGATGATGATTGACGGAGAGCGAACGGTCGTTTGGACGACTGCCACAACCGTGGAGGAGCTACTCCGGGAGGTTGACCTCGACATAGGTGAGCACGATTTTCTCTCACCATCAACAGAAACTAAAATCACCTCTGAAACCGATATTGTGTACGAACCGGCCTTTGAAGTCACGGTATACATAGACGGAAAAGAAGAGAATATCATGACCACTTCGACGACTGTCGCTGACTTTTTAGAACAACATGAGATAATGCTGAACGAGCTGGATAAAATTGAGCCGGCTGTCGAAGAGCGTTTGAACAACGAGACGGACCTTACGGTTGTCCGCGTAGAAAAGGTCACCGATGTCGTGGAAGAAGCTGTTGATTTTGCAACAGTAAGAAAAAACGACTCATCTCTTGATCAGGGAAATGAGAAGGTCGTAAACAGCGGAAAAGACGGAAGACTGAAAAAACATTATGAAGTTATTTTTGAAGACGGAGAAGAAGTATCCAGAGAATTAGTAAAAGAAGAGATGGTCGAAGAAAGTGAAGACCGTATCGTGGCAGTTGGGACGAAATCACCGGCTCCTGTAACCACAACGGTGTCACGTGGTTCTTCCTCTAATTCTTCCGCCTCTTCCGACAGCAGCTCAACCAGTGCATCAGCGGACGGTTCTTCAAACAATACATCAAGTGATACATCAAGCAATACTTCCAGCTCATCTTCGTCGTCATCCGGCTCTTCAAGTTCCGCGGCGTCGAATAGTTCATCTTCAAGTTCAGGAAGTTCGTCCTCCTCCTCATCGTCTTCATCAGGGAGCTGGCAGACGTTTGAAGCCACTGCCTATACAGCGAACTGTACCGGATGCTCAGGGATTACTGCTACAGGTATTAACCTGAAGGATAATCCGGATGCAAGGGTAATTGCAGTTGACCCGAGTGTCATCCCATTGGGATCCCGGGTTGAAGTCAAAGGGTATGGAACGTATCTGGCAGGCGATACGGGCGGAGCGATCCAGGGGCGCAAGATTGATATCTTTATGCCGAGTGGAGCGGGCTCGTTCGGGAGAAGGTCTGTAGAAGTGCGGATTTTAGATTAA
- a CDS encoding TatD family hydrolase gives MLFDTHVHLNADQFEDDVNDVIERAQQAGVKEMVVVGFDEKTINKAMALVEQYDFLYAAVGWHPVDAVDMTDEHLAWIEELSAHPKVVAIGEMGLDYHWDKSPAEVQKEVFRKQIRLAKKLNMPIIIHNREADQDVVDVLKEEDAGEVGGIMHCFAGDMAIAKQCLDMNFHISFGGPVTFKNARLPKEVAAQIPMERLLIETDSPFLAPHPNRGKRNEPAYVTLVAEKLAELKGVSYEELIEETRINAKRLFNIN, from the coding sequence ATGTTATTTGATACCCACGTGCATTTGAACGCCGATCAGTTTGAAGACGATGTAAATGATGTAATCGAACGTGCGCAGCAGGCAGGCGTGAAAGAAATGGTCGTTGTAGGTTTTGATGAAAAAACAATCAATAAGGCAATGGCACTTGTTGAACAATATGACTTTTTATATGCGGCCGTCGGCTGGCATCCCGTCGACGCTGTTGATATGACAGATGAACACCTTGCCTGGATCGAAGAACTCTCTGCCCATCCGAAAGTGGTAGCCATCGGTGAAATGGGTCTTGATTATCACTGGGACAAGTCACCTGCCGAGGTTCAAAAAGAGGTGTTCCGAAAGCAGATCCGCCTCGCCAAAAAGCTCAACATGCCAATTATTATTCATAACCGGGAAGCGGACCAGGACGTTGTGGATGTGCTGAAAGAAGAAGATGCAGGGGAAGTGGGAGGAATTATGCACTGCTTTGCAGGGGACATGGCGATTGCAAAACAATGTCTGGATATGAACTTTCACATTTCCTTCGGCGGTCCGGTTACGTTTAAAAACGCCAGACTTCCAAAAGAAGTTGCAGCACAGATTCCAATGGAGCGTCTTCTTATTGAAACAGACAGCCCTTTTCTTGCCCCCCACCCAAACCGGGGAAAGAGAAATGAACCGGCTTATGTGACTCTTGTTGCCGAAAAGCTTGCTGAATTAAAAGGTGTCTCCTATGAGGAATTGATAGAAGAAACACGAATAAATGCGAAAAGACTTTTTAACATAAACTGA